The stretch of DNA ATTACCAAGGGAAAATAGACGGCATTTTATACGATTTAGGCTTAAGTTCTTGGCAGCTTGAATTTTCCGGAAGAGGATTTTCTTTTCTTCGGGATGAACCGCTTCTAATGACCTTTAAAGCCGAGCTTGAACCTTTTGATCTTACCGCGGAAAAAATTATCAATGATTGGAATAGAAAAGAGCTTGAAAATTTAATTAAAAAATACGGCGAGGAAAAATACGCGGCGCGAATAGTCGAGGCGATTATTGAAGCGAGAAAGAGAAAGAGAATAAGGAGAACCGGCGAATTGGCTGAAATTATTAAATTCGCAACGCCGGAAAATTATGAAAAAGGGCGCCTTCATCCCGCTACCCGCACTTTTCAAGCCTTGCGTCTCACAGTTAATGACGAGCTTAACGTTTTAAGCGAAGGGCTGGCGGCCGGTTGGGAGCTTTTGAAAAATGACGGGCGGCTGGCGGTTATTTCATTCCATTCGCTTGAAGATCGGATTGTTAAAAATTTTTTTAGAGATAAAAAACAGCAAGGAAAAGCGGAAATTCTGACCAAAAAACCGATTAGCCCTTTGCCGGAAGAAATCAGAGTTAATTTCCGTTCGCGTTCCGCCAAATTAAGAGTTGCCAAAAAATTACAATATGGCGCATTTTATTAAAATAAAAATAATGGATAATAACCGAATTTACGTCTGCGGTATTTTAGTAATTCTCGCGATTTTTCTTTCTTTTTTTTATCTTCATTTGATCGGCGTCAGGATTCAGAAGAATTTTTCTAAAAACGAACTTAGCGAGAAATTGGATTCAGCCCATAAATATTATCAGAAAATGGAGCTTGGTTATATCCGTGAATTGGCTTTGGTCAGCGAAAAACAAAAAGAATACGGGTTTGTGGGGGCCGGCGAGGTTAAATTCGTTAGCGCTGAAGAAAAAGATTTGGCGCGCGCTTATTTTCCCGTTAATCCTTAAATTTGATTTCGGCGATGCTTAAGATTATTGCCAGAAGAATCAACTGGGTTTTTTTATTCAGCTTTTTTTTAGGAGGGTCTTTGTTGGCTCGCTTGTTTTTTTTACAGATAATTTCGGGTGGATATTACCAATCTGTGGCGTCGCGCCAACGAAATTATTCCGCGGTGCTTGAGCCGCGCCGGGGAAATATTTATTTTCAAAATAAATCGGGAGAATTAATTACCGCGGCTGGCACTAAAGAAGGTTATGATATCTATATCAATCCGCGACTTTTAAATGAAACTAACGCTGACGCCGAAGCGCTTTATAAAAAATTAGAGGTTATTTTTCCGTTGAAAGCGGATCAGCCTTTGGCGGAAAAATTAGACCGGGAATATTTTTTCAACCGTTTAAAGCGGATAAATGATCCTTTTGAAATTATAGTTAAAAACGTAGAAGAAGAAAAAGCGGTTTTAGTCCGGGATTTAAAAATAGACGGCGTAGGTTTGGCGCCAACCGAATGGCGTTATTATCCGGCGGGAAAAACTGCTTCTCATGTTCT from Candidatus Niyogibacteria bacterium encodes:
- the rsmH gene encoding 16S rRNA (cytosine(1402)-N(4))-methyltransferase RsmH, whose product is MTHTPVLLKEVVELLNVENGKVFVDATADGGGHLQAILEKLPRDGKIIGLDQDEEMIGRLIKKFNKNSRLKFITGNFRNLGDLLKNYQGKIDGILYDLGLSSWQLEFSGRGFSFLRDEPLLMTFKAELEPFDLTAEKIINDWNRKELENLIKKYGEEKYAARIVEAIIEARKRKRIRRTGELAEIIKFATPENYEKGRLHPATRTFQALRLTVNDELNVLSEGLAAGWELLKNDGRLAVISFHSLEDRIVKNFFRDKKQQGKAEILTKKPISPLPEEIRVNFRSRSAKLRVAKKLQYGAFY